In the genome of Pelodiscus sinensis isolate JC-2024 chromosome 3, ASM4963464v1, whole genome shotgun sequence, one region contains:
- the GTF2H5 gene encoding general transcription factor IIH subunit 5, protein MVNVLKGVLIECDPAMKQFLLYLDESNALGKKFIIQDLDETHVFVLAELVNFLQEKVGELMDQNSFPVTQK, encoded by the exons ATGGTTAATGTCTTGAAGGGTGTTCTTATAGAATG TGACCCAGCCATGAAGCAGTTCCTACTATACCTGGATGAGTCAAATGCCCTGGGAAAGAAATTCATCATACAAGACCTAGATGAAACGCATGTTTTTGTGTTGGCTGAGTTGGTTAACTTCCTCCAGGAGAAAGTGGGCGAGTTAATGGATCAGAACTCTTTTCCTGTTACACAGAAGTAA